TCGCCGCAGCCGCGGCGCTCCTCTTCATCGTCGCGTTCGGCGTGCGGATCTGGGCGGGAATCGACCGCATACCCGGCTGGCTCGACGGTGACGAGGCTGCGACTGGACTGGACGGGGTCGCGGCGGTCTTCCGGGAGGCCGCCGACAGGACGCGGGGGATGGTGGTGCGGTACCGGGGCGAACTTGCCAGGACGGTGTACCACTCCACGTGCGGGGGCCGGACCGAGGACGCCAGATCCGCCTGGGGGGGGAAGGACATACCGTACCTGCGGGCGCAGCTCTGTGTCGATTGCGCCGATAGCCCGGTCTACCGGTGGGAGTACCGGATGCCCGAGGCGGAGGGGCGACGCGTGGCGAAGGCGCTCGGCGTTTCGCCCGGAAAGGATCTTCAGATCGTCGTGACGGGCCGCACGCCGACGGGAAGGGCGAGCCGCGTCCTGGTCTCCTCCGGCGGCGTCTCCCGGGAACTGCAGGCCGCGGTGTTCCGGAAGGTGGCGGGGTACGCCAAAGTCCGCAGCCTGAAGATGGAGATCGTCCGCGCCGCCGGGGAGTGGCGGATCACTGGGGAAGGATGGGGACACGGGGTGGGGTTGTGCCAGTACGGAGGGAACGGGATGGCCCGGCGCGGCGCGGGATTTCGCGAAATCCTCGCCCGCTACTACCCCGGGACGGAAATCAGCGGAGCGACGCCCTGAGGACCGCTCTGCTGGAGTACGACCTTCCGGAGCGTCTCGTCGCGCAGCATCCGGCTCCCCGTCGACGGGACGCCCGCCTGATGACCCTTTCCCGCACGACCGGGGGCATCGGCCACCGGGGTTTTTCGGAGTTGCCGTTCCTTCTCCGCCGCGGGGACCTGCTGGTCGTCAACGATACGAAGGTCATCCACGGGCGGCTGCGCGCGAGCCGCGGGACGGGCGGAGCCGTCGAGGTGTTCCTTCTGACGCCCCTGCCGGAGACCGGAGGCGCGGGGGAAGAACGCTGGGAAGCGCTCGCCCGCCCCTCGAAGCGGCTGACGGAAGGGGAGGAGTTCAAGGTCGGGGATGCCCTGCAGGTCCGACTCGAGCGCAGGCTCGACGAAGGACGATGGGAGGTGCTCCTGTCGGGAGGAGGCGTCACGGTGGCGAAGGCGCTGGAGCGTGCGGGGGATGTGCCTCTGCCGCCGTACATCCGGCGTCGCCCAGGCGATCCCGCGGCGAAGGAGGACGCGGTCCGGTACCAGACGGTGTTCGCGAGGAACCCCGGTTCGGTGGCGGCGCCGACCGCGGGACTTCATTTCGACGAGGAGCTCCTGGGAGAGCTCGCGACGGCCGGAGTCGGCGTAACGCGGGTGACGCTGTCGGTCGGGTACGGCACCTTCTCCCCGATCCGCACGGAGGAGGTCGAGGCGTACCGGATCCACCCGGAACCGTACCGGTTGCCGCCGGAGACGGCGGCGGAAATCAACGCCGTGCGCGCCGGTGGCGGACGCGTGGTCGCGGTGGGCACCACCAGCGTGCGGACACTGGAGACGTGCGCCGCGGAGGACGGCACCGTGGCGCCTTCGACGGGGGTGACCCGGAAATTCATCTTCCCCGGTTACCG
This region of Candidatus Deferrimicrobium sp. genomic DNA includes:
- a CDS encoding SpoIID/LytB domain-containing protein — protein: AAAAALLFIVAFGVRIWAGIDRIPGWLDGDEAATGLDGVAAVFREAADRTRGMVVRYRGELARTVYHSTCGGRTEDARSAWGGKDIPYLRAQLCVDCADSPVYRWEYRMPEAEGRRVAKALGVSPGKDLQIVVTGRTPTGRASRVLVSSGGVSRELQAAVFRKVAGYAKVRSLKMEIVRAAGEWRITGEGWGHGVGLCQYGGNGMARRGAGFREILARYYPGTEISGATP
- the queA gene encoding tRNA preQ1(34) S-adenosylmethionine ribosyltransferase-isomerase QueA; the protein is MRTALLEYDLPERLVAQHPAPRRRDARLMTLSRTTGGIGHRGFSELPFLLRRGDLLVVNDTKVIHGRLRASRGTGGAVEVFLLTPLPETGGAGEERWEALARPSKRLTEGEEFKVGDALQVRLERRLDEGRWEVLLSGGGVTVAKALERAGDVPLPPYIRRRPGDPAAKEDAVRYQTVFARNPGSVAAPTAGLHFDEELLGELATAGVGVTRVTLSVGYGTFSPIRTEEVEAYRIHPEPYRLPPETAAEINAVRAGGGRVVAVGTTSVRTLETCAAEDGTVAPSTGVTRKFIFPGYRFRVVDALVTNFHLPRSSLLALVMAFAGVDEVRAAYREAIAREYRFYSYGDAMFIE